CCAGGACCCCTTCCGCTTCGCCCTGCAGTACCAAAACACGGGCAACACCGCCCAGAAGCTCTCGGGGCGCTTTGAGGTGCGGGACGCCACCGGAAAGAAGGTGGCTGAGGCGGAGGTGGAGGAGGTGGTGGTCCTGCCGGGCCAGGTGCGGGTCCTCCCCGTGGCCCTGGTGGGGCCTTTGCCCGTAGGGAACTACACCGCCCTGGCCATCCTCAACTACGGCGACCCCGCCAAGGACGTGGCCGCCGACCTGCCCTTCGTCCTGCGCGCCCCCCTGGCCCCACCCCCCTCCCGGGAGGGGGAGAAAGGAGGCACCCCGTGAGAGCCCTTTTGGTCGGCCTCTTCCTCGGACTGGCCCCCGCCTTAGCCCAGGCCACCTGGATCCTCCAGACCCTGATCCCCGAGACCGTGGCCATCCGCACCCCCACCACCCAGATCGCCTTTGAGCTCAAGGACTACCCTCCCAAGGCCTTCCCCGCCCTCTACCCCGCCAGCAACCTGGAGGGGGGCGTCCTTCCCGTCCAGGTCTTCTCCAACGCCCCAGGGGTTTGGAGCCTGCTCCTGCAGATCCCCGACCTCAAGGACCCAGGCGGTGCGCTCCTCCTGCCCGCCCGCCAGGTGCTCTACCGGGTGAACGGCGGGCTTTGGCTCCGGGCCGACGGCACCCCGCAGATCGTCTACACCCAGACCGGCCCCACGGGGGACTGGCTGGAGATCCGCCTGGAGTTCGCCCTGGAGCTTCTCGGCAACGAGCGCCCCGGAACTTACGTGGTCCAGGCCCTGGTCACCGCCTTGAGGCAGCCTTAGGATGCGCCTCCTCGCCCTCTCCCTCCTCCTGGGCCTGGCCTGGGCCCAGGTGCGCTTCCTCCCTTCCCCGGAGCTTTCGGGCCCCCCGGGGGAGTACCTGACCCTGGCCCTGCAGGTGGAGGGCAGGGGCACGGTGCGCTTCCGCCTCGAGCCCCCAGAGGGCTGGCAGGCCCTCTCCACTGAGCGGGTGGCGGCGCTGGAGGGGGGGGTGGAGACCCTGAGCTTTACCCTGCGGGTGCCTTCCCTGCCCGCGGGCACCCGGGGGCTGGCCCGGGTGGTGGCCTACCAGGAGGAGCGGGAGGTAGCCCGGAGCGAGGTGGGGCTCCTCGTGCTCCCGCGTACGGAGATCGCCCTCGCCGCCCCGGCCACCCTCGAGGTGGAGCTTGGGGGGCCCTTTGAGTTCCCCGTCTACGTGACGAACCGCTCCAACCAACGGGAGGAGGTGCTCTTGGAGGCGGAGGCCGCCATGGCCCAGGTTCTCCTCAGCCCTCCGGGCCTCAGCCTGGCCCCCGGGGAAACCGGGGTGGCGCGGGTCCTGGCGAGCCCCCAGGGCCAGATCTCCGCGGGCTACCGCTTCTACCTGAAGCTCCGGGCCACCCCCAAGGGGAAGGCCGAGGCCGGCAAGGAGGCAGGGGTCATCGTCCTCTTCCGCGACCCCCTAGGCCGCCGCGGCCAGGGCAGGGATCCCGAGCTCACCCTGGGCCTGGCCCTGTCCCTCGCCCTGGGGGCCACCTGGGAGCGGGGCCAATGGCAGGGGCAGCTGGGCTACCAGGTGGCCCCGAGCCTCTTTGGGGCCCTCTCCGACTACGTGACCGCCGCCGCCACGCCCGACCCCCTGAGCGGGGACCTGGAAAACCCCCTGCGCCCGCCCCAGACCCTCACCCTGAGCCTCAAGGGGGAGGGGTGGGAGGCGCGGGCCCAGGGAGGTGGGGGGAGGTTCGGCCTCTCCGGGAGCTTCCGCCTGCAGGCCGTGCGCCTAAGCCTGGAAGGGACCTACCGCCCCCAGGCCCTGGGTTTCCGGGCGGGCGGGGTGAGCCTGAACCGGGCCCTGGACCTGCAGGGAAGCCTCAGCACCCAGTCCACCCCCACGGGGCGGCAGGACGCCCTGAGCCTCCGCTACCGGATGCCCTTGGAGGCGGGACTGAGCCTGGGCCTGGGCACCGACCTCTCGGGCCAGGCGGCGGGGGTCTACCGCCTTTCCTTCGGGTTCAGCCAGAACCTCACCTGGCAGACCCAGGAGGTGGAGTGGGTGCAAAGCTATAGCGGCGTCCCCTTTTCCGGCATCCACACCCTGGGGCTCACCGGGGGCACGCGGAGCCTTTACCCCTTGGGCCTTCGGGCCAGCACCAGCCTCCAGCTGGGCTCCCAGGCAGGGGTTTGGCAGAACCAGGTGACCCTGTACTACCAGCCCGCGGCGGGCACCTTCCTGAGCCTCACGGGAAGCTACCAAAAGCAGGGGGAGAACCAGGGCTACGGCCTGGCGCCGAGCCTCAGCGTGGTCTTCGGCCAGCCGGGCGCCTTCACCGGGAGCCTGGGCCTGGGCTACGGCCTCTCCCGGGCCCTTTCGGGCGAGGCCCCGGAGAGCCAAAGCTACCAGGGAAGCCTGTCCCTTTTCACCAGCGACCTCAGCCTTTCGGGGTCCGTGCGCTACGTGAGCCAGCAGTCTCCCCTCCTTGAAGGCAGCCTCCTCCTGCGCTACGCCTTCTTGGGGGGGAGCCTCGAGGGCCAGTACCTGGTGAAGCGGGGGACGGACAAGGACCTCACCCTTTACGGGGCCGCCTGGAACCAGCTCTGGCCCGGCGCCCTGCAGAGCCGCCTCTTCTACGAGTACCGGCTGGAGGCCGGAACCAGCCAGCGCCTCGGCCTCGCCCTTTACCAGAGAAACTTCCTGGAGCCGGGCCTGGCCCTGGGGGCCTCCTACACCCTCACCCTTCAGGGCGGAGAGGCCCGCCACGGCTTCGGCCTCACCCTGGCCTACGCCCAGGCCCTCACCTTCCCCACCCCCAAGGAGGTGGTGGACCTCTTCGGCGGGCGCCAGGGAGGGGAGGTGGCGGGCCAGGCCTTCCGGGACGAGAACCTAAACGGGCGCCTGGACCCTGGGGAAGCCCCGCTGGCAGGCCTTAAGGTCTGCCTGGGGCGGGTCTGCGAGACCACGGACGCCGAGGGGCGTTACCGCCTCTTCGCCGCCCCCGGCCAGGGCCGCCTCCTCTTCCCCAACCTGCCCGCCACCCTGGCCCTCGAGGGGGAGGAGGACCTGGAGGTGAGGCTGAACGCCCGCCTGGAAAAGCCCCTGCCCTTCGCCCAGGCCACCCGCCTGGCGGTGGAGGTCTGGGACCAGGAGGGGGAGCGGGGGCTCCCCTACGCCGGGGTCTGCGCCCAGGGGCCCGTGACCCGGTGCGCCCGGGCGGACGCCGAAGGGAGGGCCCTCCTGGGAGGGCTCTTCCCGGGCACCTACCGCGTCTACCCCGATGCCCGCTACCTGCCCGGGGGCTACCGGGAGGCCAGGGCCCTGGAGGTGCGGGTAGGCCTCGAGGGTCCCCCACCTGCCCTCCGGCTGGAGGTACTGCCGCCCAAGCGGGAGGTGGAGGTCACCTACACCGCCGAGGGCCTGAGCCTGGTGGCGGCCCTGGACCCCTCCACCCCCATCGCCGGGGCCGAGGTGGAGGTCAAGGCCCTGGTCCAGGGGGAGGTCAAGGAGGTCTGGCTGGAGCTCCCCGCCGGGCCCGTACCCCTCCTTCCCCAGGGGGGCAACTACTACGCCGCCAAGGTGCGCCTCCCCCTCCCCCCGGGGTTCCACGCCTTGAAGGTTCGGGCCAGGGGCCGGGAAGAGGCCGAGACTCCCCTCCTCCTCCAGGTGGTGCCGGGCCTCCTCTACAGCCCCCAGGCCCTCGAGGGCCCCGAGGTGCGCCTCACCCTGCGCTTTCGGGCCAGGGAGGTGGCCCTCCGGGGGGAAGGCCAGTCCTTCGCCCTCAGGAGCGAGGACGGCTACACCTGGACCGGGAAGGTGGCCTTAAGCCCCGGCCTACACACCCTTTTGGTGCTGGCCGACGGGGAGGCCTTAGGACAGGTGGGCCTGAGCCTCCCCTCGGAGAGCGCAAACCACTGATTGGGAAAGGAAGGGATTGACATGCGCCATTGGTACAGCATCTTTCTGGCACTAGGATTCCTCGCCGCCTGCTCCCAGAGTCCCCAGGGGGCGAAACCCCAGGTGGCCGCGGGTCCCGCGGTTACGGTGGAGAAGACGGCCAACCCGAGCTTCAAGCGGACCTACACCTGGACCATCAAGAAGCGCGTCACCGACCCGGCCACGGGGTTTCTCCTCCT
Above is a window of Thermus islandicus DSM 21543 DNA encoding:
- a CDS encoding COG1470 family protein; the protein is MRLLALSLLLGLAWAQVRFLPSPELSGPPGEYLTLALQVEGRGTVRFRLEPPEGWQALSTERVAALEGGVETLSFTLRVPSLPAGTRGLARVVAYQEEREVARSEVGLLVLPRTEIALAAPATLEVELGGPFEFPVYVTNRSNQREEVLLEAEAAMAQVLLSPPGLSLAPGETGVARVLASPQGQISAGYRFYLKLRATPKGKAEAGKEAGVIVLFRDPLGRRGQGRDPELTLGLALSLALGATWERGQWQGQLGYQVAPSLFGALSDYVTAAATPDPLSGDLENPLRPPQTLTLSLKGEGWEARAQGGGGRFGLSGSFRLQAVRLSLEGTYRPQALGFRAGGVSLNRALDLQGSLSTQSTPTGRQDALSLRYRMPLEAGLSLGLGTDLSGQAAGVYRLSFGFSQNLTWQTQEVEWVQSYSGVPFSGIHTLGLTGGTRSLYPLGLRASTSLQLGSQAGVWQNQVTLYYQPAAGTFLSLTGSYQKQGENQGYGLAPSLSVVFGQPGAFTGSLGLGYGLSRALSGEAPESQSYQGSLSLFTSDLSLSGSVRYVSQQSPLLEGSLLLRYAFLGGSLEGQYLVKRGTDKDLTLYGAAWNQLWPGALQSRLFYEYRLEAGTSQRLGLALYQRNFLEPGLALGASYTLTLQGGEARHGFGLTLAYAQALTFPTPKEVVDLFGGRQGGEVAGQAFRDENLNGRLDPGEAPLAGLKVCLGRVCETTDAEGRYRLFAAPGQGRLLFPNLPATLALEGEEDLEVRLNARLEKPLPFAQATRLAVEVWDQEGERGLPYAGVCAQGPVTRCARADAEGRALLGGLFPGTYRVYPDARYLPGGYREARALEVRVGLEGPPPALRLEVLPPKREVEVTYTAEGLSLVAALDPSTPIAGAEVEVKALVQGEVKEVWLELPAGPVPLLPQGGNYYAAKVRLPLPPGFHALKVRARGREEAETPLLLQVVPGLLYSPQALEGPEVRLTLRFRAREVALRGEGQSFALRSEDGYTWTGKVALSPGLHTLLVLADGEALGQVGLSLPSESANH